A window of the Salvelinus sp. IW2-2015 linkage group LG37, ASM291031v2, whole genome shotgun sequence genome harbors these coding sequences:
- the slc16a13 gene encoding monocarboxylate transporter 13, translated as MAKLQAPQALQSQPAAPDGGWGWVVVGALFVTSALVFGIIRSMGVFFVEFVQYFGESAQAVSWITSIGLAMQQCVSPLGTALCNGYGARPVVMAGGCLSALGFILASQATCVTHLYLTLGVISGSGWALIFTPMVASVMQYFTRKRSLAMALGFTGVGLSSFAFSPLFQLLVEMYTWRGALLILGGLSLNMVACGALIRPLGTHKAVAALAPGESAWSCASIFHRAYSYLELSLLFQRPFLTYSLAITLFNCGYFVPYVHLVAHSRHEGFSQYQAAFVISATGVTDIVGRVVSGWASDLGRLRLRHMLVLWTGLLGLSLLLLPLGSLGGSYPGLLIISLAYGFCAGAMTPLVFAVVPEIVGMERMLGALGLLQMIESVGGLLGAPLSGLLKDLTGSYTASFLVAGGFLLLGTMVMTTLPHFFSCTDQRPLQRHARNHNNKQQNQQSPESGLMTNSISEKLNHIDTIPYSQPQLDHNSLQPEPELYMPLNRSRTDDATTKC; from the exons aTGGCCAAGCTGCAGGCCCCCCAGGCGctccagagccagccagcagccccAGATGGTGGGTGgggctgggtggtggtgggggcccTGTTTGTGACCTCTGCCCTGGTGTTTGGGATAATCCGGAGCATGGGGGTCTTCTTTGTGGAGTTTGTGCAGTACTTTGGGGAGAGCGCCCAGGCTGTCTCCTGGATCACATCCATAGGGTTGGCCATGCAGcagtgtgtca gTCCACTTGGCACAGCGTTGTGTAATGGATACGGTGCCAGACCTGTAGTGATGGCAGGAGGTTGTCTCTCTGCACTGGGCTTCATCCTGGCCTCACAGGCCACCTGCGTCACACACCTCTACCTCACCTTGGGCGTCatctcag GTTCGGGCTGGGCATTAATCTTCACTCCTATGGTGGCGTCAGTGATGCAGTACTTCACCCGGAAGCGCTCCCTGGCCATGGCGCTGGGCTTTACGGGCGTGGGCCTCTCGTCCTTCGCCTTCTCACCCCTCTTCCAGCTCTTGGTGGAGATGTACACCTGGCGGGGGGCCCTTCTCATCCTGGGGGGCCTCAGCCTCAACATGGTGGCCTGCGGGGCCCTCATCAGGCCCCTGGGGACTCACAAGGCTGTAGCTGCG CTGGCCCCAGGTGAGAGTGCCTGGTCCTGCGCCTCCATCTTCCACCGGGCCTACTCCTACCTGGAGCTTTCCCTCCTCTTCCAGCGGCCCTTCCTCACGTACAGCCTGGCCATCACCTTATTCAACTGTGGCTACTTTGTGCCTTACGTCCACCTGGTGGCCCACAGCCGCCACGAGGGCTTCTCCCAGTATCAG GCTGCCTTTGTCATCTCAGCCACGGGTGTGACGGACATCGTGGGCCGTGTGGTGTCCGGCTGGGCCTCGGACCTAGGACGGCTCCGTCTGCGCCACATGCTGGTCCTCTGGACGGGCCTGTTGGgcctctccctcctcttgctGCCCCTGGGCTCCCTGGGGGGGTCCTACCCGGGCCTGCTCATCATCAGCCTAGCCTACGGGTTCTGCGCCGGCGCCATGACTCCCCTGGTGTTCGCGGTGGTGCCGGAGATCGTGGGCATGGAGCGGATGCTGGGCGCCCTGGGGCTGCTACAGATGATCGAGAGYGTCGGGGGGCTGCTGGGGGCACCGCTGTCAG GTTTGCTGAAGGACCTGACAGGCAGTTACACGGCCTCCTTCCTGGTCGCTGGTGGTTTCCTTCTGCTGGGTACCATGGTAATGACCACTTTGCCTCACTTCTTCTCCTGCACCGACCAGCGCCCTCTCCAGAGACACGCCCGCAACCATAACAACAAGCAGCAGAACCAGCAGAGCCCCGAGTCTGGCCTcatgaccaactccatatcagaGAAACTCAACCACATAGATACCATACCGTACTCTCAACCGCAACTGGACCACAACAGCCTCCAGCCGGAACCAGAGTTGTACATGCCTTTAAACCGAAGCAGGACCGATGATGCCACTactaaatgctga